From Methylocystis sp. ATCC 49242, one genomic window encodes:
- a CDS encoding bifunctional 2-C-methyl-D-erythritol 4-phosphate cytidylyltransferase/2-C-methyl-D-erythritol 2,4-cyclodiphosphate synthase — translation MLARTRSPSIAILVVAGGRGSRAGEGLPKQYRTLEGRTVLARTLRAMRAGAPDASLKVVIHPDDRELYAQSVAELDAADRAALSEAALGGATRQESVSNGLEAIAREGAPEIVLIHDAARPFADPALIARAIEAARAHGAAVPGVPLADTVKEIDANGFVVATPDRARLRAVQTPQSFRFDLIVAAHRAAAAGGREYTDDAMIAEAAGHAVHVFPGDAANFKLTTPEDFARAMDQLKQPSLASLPDVRTGQGYDVHAFAEGDKVWLGGVAIPHSHALAGHSDADVLMHAITDAVLGAIAEGDIGAHFPPSDPQWKGAASSIFLAHACKLVRDRGGAIAHIDATVVCEAPKVGPHRDAIRESLARIMGMDVGRVAIKATTTEKLGFTGRREGIAALAIATVRLPE, via the coding sequence ATGCTCGCCAGGACCCGATCTCCATCGATCGCAATTCTCGTCGTAGCCGGCGGACGCGGCTCGCGCGCCGGCGAAGGCTTGCCGAAACAATACAGAACGCTCGAAGGCCGGACGGTGCTTGCACGCACGCTTCGCGCCATGCGAGCCGGCGCGCCGGACGCTTCGCTGAAGGTCGTTATCCACCCCGACGACCGAGAGCTTTACGCACAATCCGTCGCGGAACTGGACGCCGCCGATCGCGCCGCCCTGTCGGAGGCCGCGCTTGGCGGCGCTACCCGGCAGGAGAGCGTCAGCAACGGGCTGGAGGCGATCGCCCGCGAGGGCGCGCCGGAGATCGTGCTGATTCACGACGCCGCCCGCCCCTTCGCGGACCCTGCCCTCATCGCTCGCGCGATCGAGGCGGCTCGCGCCCATGGCGCGGCCGTGCCGGGCGTGCCGCTCGCCGACACGGTGAAGGAGATCGACGCGAACGGCTTCGTGGTCGCGACGCCCGACCGCGCGAGGCTGCGCGCCGTGCAGACCCCGCAATCCTTCCGTTTCGATCTCATCGTCGCAGCGCATCGGGCCGCCGCGGCCGGCGGGCGGGAATATACCGACGACGCCATGATCGCCGAGGCGGCCGGCCACGCCGTCCATGTCTTTCCGGGCGATGCGGCCAATTTCAAGCTCACTACGCCAGAGGATTTCGCCCGCGCCATGGACCAGCTGAAACAGCCTTCCCTCGCCAGCCTGCCGGACGTCCGGACAGGTCAGGGCTATGACGTCCACGCCTTTGCCGAAGGCGACAAGGTGTGGCTGGGCGGCGTCGCGATTCCGCATTCGCACGCCCTCGCCGGCCATTCCGACGCCGACGTTCTGATGCACGCCATCACCGACGCCGTGCTCGGGGCGATCGCGGAGGGCGACATCGGCGCGCATTTCCCACCTTCCGACCCGCAATGGAAAGGCGCTGCTTCGTCCATCTTCCTCGCCCACGCCTGCAAGCTCGTGCGTGATCGCGGCGGCGCGATCGCGCATATCGATGCGACAGTGGTCTGCGAGGCGCCGAAGGTCGGTCCGCACCGCGACGCCATCCGCGAAAGCCTCGCGAGGATAATGGGAATGGACGTCGGCCGGGTGGCGATCAAGGCGACGACGACGGAGAAGCTGGGATTTACAGGGCGTCGCGAGGGCATCGCGGCGCTGGCGATCGCGACGGTGCGGCTGCCGGAGTAG
- a CDS encoding acyltransferase family protein has product MQSRSGAQERVDWVDYAKGWCIILVVMMHSTLGVEESLGRESWLNDFIDWARPFRMPDFFLVGGLFLSRTIDRPWCDYLDRKVLHFVYFFMLWTLIQGAPKLLFTEGADPLAILHGLAFAMVEPFGTLWFIYLLPIFFVVTKALRRAEVDVVLFLAAMAQIAGIETPSTVVDEFASRYVYFYAGYAFAPQIFAFAERARANVRKTIAALFLWGVVNGLAVRYGLAPLPGVSLVLGFVGAAAVVAFSALLAQARILPVLPALGARSIVVYLAFFLPMAMTRVALVKSGLNMDAGLMALIVTASAISVPLAMRRFTQGTRLEFLFERPAFFRLPREPQRQPLYLKSGDESERRGDAWPFRRDWEHSTRF; this is encoded by the coding sequence ATGCAGTCTCGATCGGGCGCGCAGGAGCGTGTGGATTGGGTCGATTACGCCAAGGGCTGGTGCATCATTCTCGTCGTGATGATGCATTCGACCCTCGGCGTCGAGGAATCGCTGGGCCGCGAGAGCTGGCTCAATGATTTCATCGACTGGGCGCGGCCGTTCCGCATGCCGGATTTCTTCCTCGTCGGCGGGCTTTTCCTGTCGCGAACGATCGACAGACCGTGGTGCGATTACCTCGACCGCAAGGTTCTCCACTTCGTTTATTTCTTCATGCTGTGGACGCTCATACAGGGCGCGCCCAAGCTCCTTTTCACGGAGGGCGCCGATCCGCTGGCGATCCTCCATGGTCTCGCCTTCGCGATGGTGGAGCCGTTCGGCACCCTGTGGTTCATCTATCTGCTGCCGATCTTCTTCGTCGTCACGAAGGCGCTACGCCGCGCCGAGGTCGACGTGGTGCTTTTCCTTGCCGCGATGGCTCAGATCGCGGGAATCGAGACGCCCTCGACGGTCGTCGACGAATTCGCGTCCCGCTATGTCTATTTTTACGCAGGCTACGCCTTTGCGCCCCAGATATTCGCATTTGCGGAGCGGGCGCGCGCAAATGTGCGCAAGACGATCGCAGCGCTGTTCCTCTGGGGCGTCGTGAACGGGCTTGCAGTGCGTTACGGCCTCGCTCCCCTGCCCGGCGTTTCGCTTGTTCTCGGCTTTGTCGGCGCCGCCGCGGTCGTCGCCTTCTCGGCGCTGCTCGCGCAGGCGCGCATCCTTCCCGTTCTGCCGGCGCTCGGCGCGCGCTCCATCGTTGTCTACCTCGCCTTTTTCCTGCCGATGGCGATGACGCGCGTCGCGCTCGTAAAAAGCGGGCTGAACATGGACGCCGGTTTGATGGCGCTGATCGTGACCGCAAGCGCGATCAGCGTCCCGCTGGCGATGCGCCGTTTCACGCAGGGAACGCGGTTAGAATTTCTGTTCGAACGGCCTGCGTTCTTTCGCCTGCCCCGCGAGCCGCAGAGGCAGCCGCTGTACCTGAAGAGCGGTGACGAAAGCGAGAGGCGCGGCGACGCCTGGCCGTTCCGCCGGGACTGGGAGCACTCGACCCGGTTCTGA
- the arfB gene encoding alternative ribosome rescue aminoacyl-tRNA hydrolase ArfB — protein MIRITPTIFLDDSELTEEFLRASGPGGQNVQKVETAVRLRFDARRSPNLPEFVRLRLERLAGKRLTKDGVIVIEAQRYRTQERNRADALERLVDLIREAAAPPPPPRRKTKPTLGSKIRRLEGKKLRGDVKALRSKPSQD, from the coding sequence ATGATCCGTATCACGCCGACGATATTTCTCGACGACTCCGAGCTCACGGAGGAATTCCTGCGCGCCTCGGGGCCCGGCGGCCAGAATGTGCAGAAGGTCGAAACGGCGGTGCGCCTCCGTTTCGACGCGCGCCGCTCCCCCAACCTGCCCGAATTCGTGCGCCTGCGGCTCGAGCGCCTCGCGGGAAAGCGGCTCACTAAGGACGGCGTGATCGTGATCGAGGCGCAGCGCTATCGCACGCAGGAGCGCAATCGCGCCGACGCGCTCGAGCGTCTCGTCGATCTGATCCGCGAAGCCGCCGCGCCCCCGCCTCCGCCACGGCGGAAGACCAAGCCGACATTGGGCTCGAAGATCCGGCGCCTCGAAGGCAAGAAGCTGCGCGGCGACGTGAAGGCGCTGCGCTCGAAACCGTCGCAGGATTGA
- a CDS encoding nitrogen regulation protein NR(II), with the protein MSISDRFGGDGLTRKGIAPLKMLDGQSRAAVLEALPNAILTVARDGTIEDANAAAEAFFELGKPLLIGQNIDKLLPFGSPLITLIQQVRERGATINEYKVDVGRPGQDSERRVDVHCAPLPDGDGLVLVVLQERTIADKIDRQLSHRGAVRSVSGLASMLAHEIKNPLSGIRGAAQLLEPGLGDADRALTRLICEETDRIVRLVDRMEVFSDARPLKREQVNIHSVLDHVKQVAQSGFARRVRFVENYDPSLPPVYANRDQLVQAFLNLVKNAAEAIGDAVDGEIELSTAFRPGVSLRAMGEKSPVGLPLEFCVRDNGPGVPDDIAAHLFDPFVTTKSSGTGLGLALVAKIVNDHGGIIECESLPRRTTFRILMPMYRVKQSNKQEERRS; encoded by the coding sequence ATGAGCATTTCCGATCGTTTCGGCGGGGACGGCCTGACGCGAAAAGGGATCGCGCCGCTCAAGATGCTCGACGGACAGAGTCGCGCAGCCGTGCTGGAGGCGTTGCCGAACGCGATCCTGACCGTCGCCCGAGATGGGACGATCGAGGACGCCAACGCCGCGGCGGAAGCCTTTTTCGAACTCGGCAAGCCGCTGCTCATCGGCCAGAACATCGACAAGCTGCTGCCCTTCGGCTCGCCGCTGATCACGCTGATCCAGCAGGTGCGCGAGCGCGGCGCGACGATCAATGAATACAAGGTCGACGTCGGCCGCCCGGGTCAGGACAGCGAACGCCGCGTCGACGTCCACTGCGCGCCATTGCCGGATGGCGACGGACTTGTGCTCGTCGTGCTGCAAGAACGTACAATTGCCGATAAAATAGACAGACAGCTTAGTCATCGCGGGGCAGTTCGCTCTGTTTCGGGGCTCGCCTCGATGCTGGCGCATGAAATCAAGAACCCTTTATCGGGAATTCGTGGCGCCGCACAATTGCTGGAGCCAGGCCTCGGCGACGCCGACCGGGCGCTGACGCGGCTGATCTGCGAGGAAACGGACCGCATCGTCCGGCTCGTCGACCGCATGGAGGTCTTCTCCGACGCGCGGCCGCTGAAGCGCGAGCAGGTAAATATCCATTCCGTGCTCGACCATGTGAAGCAGGTGGCGCAGAGCGGCTTCGCGCGGCGGGTGCGTTTCGTCGAGAACTACGACCCCTCGCTGCCGCCGGTCTACGCCAACCGCGACCAACTGGTGCAGGCCTTTCTCAATCTCGTGAAAAACGCGGCGGAAGCGATTGGAGACGCGGTCGACGGAGAGATCGAGCTTTCCACGGCCTTCAGGCCGGGCGTAAGTCTGCGCGCCATGGGGGAAAAGAGCCCCGTTGGCCTGCCGCTGGAATTCTGTGTGCGCGACAACGGTCCCGGCGTGCCCGACGACATCGCCGCGCATCTCTTCGACCCCTTTGTCACAACGAAGTCTTCGGGGACTGGCCTCGGTCTTGCACTGGTTGCGAAGATCGTCAACGACCACGGCGGCATTATTGAATGCGAATCCCTTCCCCGACGCACGACCTTTCGAATTTTGATGCCCATGTACCGAGTCAAGCAGTCGAACAAACAGGAGGAGCGTCGCTCGTGA
- a CDS encoding CinA family protein, giving the protein MIYVKANMLVVKAKSGRLRIATAESCTGGLVAAAITDVPGASEAFDRGFVTYSNAAKHDMLGVDERIIEAHGAVSAETARAMAQGALDHSLADLAVAITGVAGPGGGSAEKPVGLVHFACARRGEGVTHVERRFGPLSRREIRDAAVVQALDLLIEAAAD; this is encoded by the coding sequence ATGATTTACGTAAAGGCTAATATGCTTGTCGTAAAAGCTAAAAGCGGCCGTTTACGCATCGCGACCGCCGAATCCTGCACCGGCGGACTGGTCGCGGCGGCGATCACCGACGTTCCCGGCGCCTCGGAGGCGTTCGACCGCGGCTTCGTGACCTATTCCAACGCCGCGAAACACGACATGCTGGGTGTTGATGAGCGAATCATCGAGGCGCATGGCGCCGTGAGCGCCGAAACTGCGCGGGCGATGGCTCAGGGCGCGCTGGACCACTCCCTTGCCGACCTTGCGGTGGCGATTACGGGCGTCGCTGGCCCCGGCGGCGGATCAGCGGAAAAGCCGGTCGGGCTCGTGCATTTCGCCTGCGCGCGACGTGGCGAGGGCGTTACGCATGTGGAGCGGCGCTTCGGCCCCCTCTCCCGTCGGGAGATTCGGGACGCAGCGGTCGTTCAGGCGCTGGATTTGCTGATCGAGGCGGCGGCCGACTGA
- the dusB gene encoding tRNA dihydrouridine synthase DusB, translating to MYTAEKIGAEPLRVGGVTLSGRAFLAPMAGVTDPAMRRIAERYGASVTISEMITAAGVARGDRETALRLSGSNDEANSAPRVIQIAARDATEIAAAARHAEAAGAQWVDINMGCPCKRVTGGLAGAALMRDLDQATSLIAAARAAIRIPLSIKMRLGWDDASRNAPELARRAEGEGAALVTVHGRTRQQFYTGRADWAAIAAVKQAVKIPVVANGDCASAGDAAEMLRASGADAVMVGRAAQGRPWLVGDISHYLATGRLRPQPSSKERGAIAREHLEGLLSQMGQAGLRHARKHLAAYVDEAFGGACEQVSQLRRALVTTNSPEEAGRLIDAIFATQESEAAA from the coding sequence ATGTATACTGCCGAAAAAATAGGCGCGGAGCCCCTCCGCGTGGGGGGCGTAACGCTCTCCGGCCGCGCTTTTCTGGCGCCGATGGCGGGCGTCACCGACCCGGCCATGCGCCGTATCGCCGAACGTTATGGCGCCTCGGTGACGATCAGCGAGATGATCACCGCCGCCGGCGTCGCGCGCGGCGACCGGGAAACGGCGCTGCGGTTGAGCGGCTCCAACGATGAGGCAAATTCGGCGCCGCGCGTGATTCAGATCGCGGCCCGAGACGCGACGGAGATCGCCGCCGCCGCCCGCCACGCCGAAGCGGCGGGGGCTCAATGGGTCGACATTAACATGGGCTGTCCCTGCAAGCGCGTCACGGGCGGACTCGCCGGCGCCGCGTTGATGCGCGATCTCGATCAGGCCACGTCGCTGATCGCCGCCGCCCGGGCCGCCATACGCATTCCGTTAAGCATAAAAATGCGCCTTGGATGGGATGACGCGTCGCGTAACGCACCCGAACTGGCACGTCGCGCGGAGGGCGAGGGCGCGGCGCTTGTCACGGTGCACGGAAGAACCCGCCAGCAATTCTACACGGGCCGCGCGGACTGGGCGGCGATCGCCGCCGTGAAGCAGGCGGTCAAAATCCCGGTGGTCGCCAACGGCGATTGCGCGAGCGCCGGGGACGCCGCGGAGATGCTGCGCGCATCCGGCGCCGACGCCGTGATGGTCGGCCGCGCGGCGCAGGGCCGTCCGTGGCTCGTAGGCGACATCTCGCATTATCTGGCCACCGGCCGGCTGCGTCCGCAGCCTTCATCGAAAGAGCGCGGCGCAATTGCGCGCGAACATCTCGAAGGGTTGCTGTCGCAAATGGGGCAGGCCGGCCTGCGCCACGCGCGCAAGCATCTTGCCGCCTATGTCGACGAAGCTTTCGGCGGCGCCTGCGAGCAGGTCTCCCAACTTCGCCGCGCGCTCGTCACCACAAACTCGCCGGAAGAGGCGGGGCGTCTGATCGACGCGATTTTCGCCACGCAGGAGAGCGAGGCCGCTGCATGA
- the lipA gene encoding lipoyl synthase encodes MTVLDLLNNDPRRKTPAELRHPEKAARPDQPVLRKPPWIRVKAPGSAAWGETSALLKGSGLATVCQEAACPNIGECWEKKHATFMIMGEVCTRACAFCNVATGLPAPLDASEPGRVALATRALGLSHVVVTSVDRDDLPDGGAAHFARTIMAIRETCPETTIEVLTPDFLRKPGALEQVVEAAPDVFNHNLETVPSLYVTVRPGARYFHSLRLLQRAKELNPELFTKSGMMLGLGETRNEVMQVMDDMRSADVDFITLGQYLQPTRKHHPVARYVTPEEFEAYKTMAYAKGFTYVAASPLTRSSHHAGEDFERLRALRASRTTAEGASQP; translated from the coding sequence GTGACCGTCCTAGATCTGCTGAACAACGATCCGCGCCGAAAGACCCCGGCGGAATTGCGCCACCCCGAGAAGGCCGCCCGGCCAGACCAGCCGGTCTTGCGCAAGCCTCCGTGGATAAGGGTCAAGGCGCCGGGCTCGGCCGCCTGGGGCGAAACCAGCGCGCTGCTGAAAGGCTCAGGGCTGGCGACCGTCTGCCAGGAGGCGGCCTGTCCGAATATCGGCGAGTGCTGGGAAAAGAAGCACGCCACTTTCATGATCATGGGCGAGGTCTGCACCCGCGCCTGCGCCTTCTGCAATGTCGCGACCGGCCTGCCGGCGCCGCTGGACGCCAGCGAGCCGGGCAGGGTGGCGCTGGCCACTCGCGCGCTCGGTCTCTCTCACGTGGTCGTCACATCGGTCGACCGCGACGACCTCCCGGACGGTGGCGCTGCGCATTTCGCGCGGACCATCATGGCGATCCGCGAGACCTGTCCGGAAACGACGATAGAGGTTCTGACCCCCGACTTCCTGCGAAAGCCGGGCGCGCTGGAGCAGGTTGTCGAGGCCGCGCCAGACGTCTTCAACCACAACCTCGAGACCGTGCCCTCGCTCTATGTGACCGTGCGCCCGGGGGCGCGCTACTTTCACTCGCTGCGCCTCCTCCAGCGGGCCAAGGAGCTTAATCCGGAGCTGTTCACGAAATCAGGCATGATGCTCGGGCTGGGCGAGACCCGGAACGAGGTCATGCAGGTGATGGACGACATGCGCTCGGCGGATGTCGATTTCATCACGCTCGGTCAATATCTGCAGCCGACCCGCAAACACCATCCGGTCGCCCGTTACGTGACGCCCGAGGAGTTCGAAGCCTATAAAACAATGGCTTACGCCAAAGGGTTCACCTATGTGGCGGCGTCTCCGCTCACCCGCTCCTCCCATCACGCGGGCGAGGATTTCGAGCGGCTTCGGGCGTTGCGCGCTTCGCGGACTACAGCGGAAGGCGCCAGTCAGCCCTGA
- a CDS encoding Flp family type IVb pilin, which translates to MTKYLKTFIRDESGATAIEYGLIASLIGVAIIAGVRALGTNLSGTFAKVSGNLA; encoded by the coding sequence ATGACGAAGTATCTCAAGACCTTCATCCGCGACGAGTCCGGCGCCACCGCGATCGAATATGGCCTCATCGCCTCGCTGATCGGCGTCGCCATCATTGCTGGCGTCCGCGCGCTCGGCACCAATCTGTCGGGCACCTTCGCGAAGGTCTCTGGTAACCTCGCCTGA
- the ntrC gene encoding nitrogen regulation protein NR(I), which yields MNRGEILVADDDSAIRTVVAQALSRAGYEVRTTGTAATLWRWVQSGEGDLVVTDVVMPDENAFELLPRIKKLRPELPIIVMSAQNTFMTAIRASERGAYDYLPKPFDLKELVGIVGRAMAEPRKNGEDHPPEEIEGMPLVGRSPAMQEIYRSLARLMQTDLTVMINGESGTGKELVARALHDYGKRKKGPFVAVNMAAIPRDLIESELFGHEKGAFTGANQRSAGRFEQAEGGTLFLDEIGDMPMEAQTRLLRVLQQGEYTTVGGRTPIKTNVRIIAATNKDLRILIQQGLFREDLYFRLNVVPLRLPPLRERTEDIPDLVNHFFKVAVNEGLPQKYIEQAALDRMKKYRWPGNIRELENLIRRLAALHPQEMISEALVEVELDHELRQATNGEKAAASGGALPPRELEHGQTLATSVEQHLAKLFRDCGDGLPPPGLYHRVIREIEIPLISAALAATRGNQIKAAELLGLNRNTLRKKVNDLDIRLMRSPR from the coding sequence ATGAACCGTGGGGAAATCCTTGTCGCCGACGACGACTCCGCCATCCGGACGGTCGTCGCTCAGGCGCTGTCGCGCGCCGGCTATGAAGTGCGCACCACCGGCACGGCGGCGACGCTGTGGCGCTGGGTGCAGTCCGGCGAGGGCGACCTCGTCGTGACGGATGTCGTCATGCCGGACGAAAACGCTTTCGAACTTCTGCCGCGCATCAAGAAGCTGCGGCCGGAGCTTCCGATCATCGTCATGAGCGCGCAGAACACCTTCATGACGGCGATACGCGCCTCGGAAAGGGGAGCCTACGACTATCTGCCGAAGCCTTTCGACCTGAAGGAGCTCGTCGGCATCGTGGGCCGCGCCATGGCGGAGCCGCGAAAGAACGGCGAAGACCACCCGCCTGAAGAGATCGAGGGGATGCCGCTCGTCGGCCGCTCCCCGGCGATGCAGGAAATCTACCGCTCTCTCGCCCGCCTGATGCAGACCGACCTTACAGTAATGATCAACGGCGAATCCGGCACCGGCAAGGAGCTCGTCGCGCGCGCGCTTCACGATTACGGAAAGCGTAAAAAGGGGCCCTTCGTCGCCGTCAATATGGCCGCAATCCCTCGCGACCTTATCGAGAGCGAGCTGTTCGGCCATGAGAAGGGAGCCTTTACGGGCGCAAACCAGCGCTCGGCCGGCCGATTCGAACAGGCGGAGGGCGGCACGCTGTTCCTCGACGAAATCGGCGACATGCCGATGGAGGCGCAGACACGTCTGCTGCGCGTGCTGCAGCAGGGCGAATATACGACGGTCGGCGGCCGCACGCCGATCAAGACGAATGTCCGCATCATCGCCGCGACCAACAAGGATTTGCGGATCCTGATCCAGCAGGGCCTGTTCCGCGAGGATCTGTACTTCCGCCTCAACGTGGTGCCGCTGCGCCTGCCGCCGCTGCGCGAGCGCACAGAGGACATTCCCGATCTCGTGAACCACTTCTTCAAGGTGGCGGTGAACGAAGGTCTGCCGCAAAAATACATCGAGCAGGCGGCGCTCGACCGCATGAAGAAATATCGCTGGCCGGGCAACATCCGGGAGCTGGAAAATCTCATCCGCCGGCTCGCCGCGCTGCATCCGCAGGAGATGATCTCGGAAGCGCTGGTCGAGGTCGAACTCGATCACGAGTTGCGGCAGGCGACGAATGGCGAGAAGGCGGCGGCCTCGGGGGGCGCTCTGCCGCCGCGCGAGCTGGAGCACGGACAGACGCTGGCGACATCGGTCGAGCAGCATCTCGCCAAGCTATTTCGCGATTGCGGCGACGGCCTGCCGCCGCCGGGCCTCTATCACCGCGTCATCCGCGAGATCGAGATCCCCCTGATCTCCGCGGCCCTGGCGGCGACGCGCGGCAACCAGATCAAGGCCGCGGAGCTTCTGGGCCTAAATCGCAACACGCTTCGCAAGAAAGTCAACGATCTCGATATCCGCCTGATGCGGTCGCCGCGATAA
- a CDS encoding ubiquinone-binding protein has translation MKSFRNRRHVAHSAADMFRLVCNVEAYPQFVPLCEGMRVRSRKQTAPGVEELVAEMQVGFKAICERYSSRVTCDANKLEVRVDYIDGPFRKLDNRWTFREEAPGPDGRPRSLVDFFIAYEFKSMALGLVMGAMFDKAFQKYADAFAKRADEVYGRR, from the coding sequence ATGAAGAGCTTTCGAAACCGCCGCCACGTCGCGCACAGCGCCGCCGACATGTTCAGACTGGTCTGCAACGTGGAGGCCTATCCGCAGTTCGTGCCGCTCTGTGAAGGCATGCGGGTGCGCAGTCGCAAGCAGACGGCGCCGGGCGTCGAAGAACTTGTCGCGGAGATGCAGGTCGGCTTCAAGGCGATATGCGAGCGCTATTCGAGCCGTGTGACCTGCGACGCAAACAAGCTCGAAGTCAGGGTCGACTATATAGACGGCCCGTTCCGGAAGCTGGACAACCGGTGGACCTTCCGGGAGGAGGCTCCGGGTCCGGACGGCAGGCCGCGCTCTCTGGTGGATTTCTTTATTGCTTATGAATTCAAGAGCATGGCCCTTGGTCTGGTCATGGGCGCGATGTTCGACAAGGCCTTTCAGAAATATGCCGACGCCTTCGCGAAGCGCGCCGACGAAGTCTACGGCCGGAGGTAA
- a CDS encoding DUF563 domain-containing protein, producing the protein MALSSLQKAFAGLRRRRTIVQPPSPAAVATHIRQIVEKPAADADLGSFALSAKDVDTVLDHVSRVRAALALNLLFLRAKGDIRALASLQAFIREAFDRPDGVVDFERLMEDVEASLRRRAVSAITARNPILARAVNRMIGASELFAELKRVMDGAFGCTELATRESFDEQAYLAANPDVAAAVANGEIRSGRAHFLKHGEREARVQWRFDPDTSESGMDLIYPIALCRHDASGCGVGSLLEGAPVNRDALLSAPLDGTFSISVVADRESHDASPSFIREISIGADLTKFRDLLKSLAWTAPPIYLAAFRDACADIENGVVMFDGGKAWGDSSFTTILSPGGRRRAADIFPLAGRYARVRRAGEEVVLHADVPLMLCTSWASRCNYGHWLMNSLLSVYLVLDELKAGRLKLLCPPLTDRQRAEILALGAPAACIVESGARYVRSERLIYPSPLATFANMAPSGLSVDFLDRLKELALPAEEGSGPERLFLSRMGFPSSRRMSNEEVLAAALEKIGVRTVFTHRMTLGEQIRLMSGAKLVVGQFGAALWNAPFLPPGAHVVEISTSNYASNEYLYISHLCRLKFSRVMIESSLPERNARAGEDFDFEAPVDKIAALVRSLI; encoded by the coding sequence ATGGCTCTCTCCAGCTTGCAGAAGGCGTTCGCAGGCCTGCGCCGACGAAGAACGATCGTTCAGCCTCCCTCCCCCGCGGCTGTCGCGACGCATATTCGCCAGATCGTAGAAAAGCCCGCCGCGGACGCTGATCTCGGATCGTTCGCGCTGAGCGCGAAAGACGTCGACACGGTCCTCGACCATGTTTCCCGTGTTCGCGCCGCGCTTGCGCTGAATCTCCTGTTTCTGCGCGCAAAAGGCGACATCCGTGCGCTGGCTTCGCTGCAGGCGTTCATTCGCGAGGCTTTCGACAGGCCGGACGGCGTCGTCGATTTCGAACGGCTGATGGAGGACGTCGAGGCGTCGTTACGACGGCGAGCCGTCTCTGCGATAACGGCGCGCAACCCCATTCTTGCGCGAGCGGTCAATCGAATGATCGGCGCCTCCGAGCTGTTCGCCGAGCTGAAGCGCGTCATGGACGGCGCCTTCGGTTGCACCGAACTGGCGACCCGGGAGTCATTTGACGAACAGGCCTATCTCGCGGCGAATCCGGACGTGGCCGCGGCGGTCGCGAATGGCGAAATCCGCTCGGGGCGCGCGCATTTTCTCAAGCATGGAGAGCGGGAAGCACGCGTTCAATGGAGGTTCGATCCGGATACCAGCGAATCGGGCATGGACCTGATCTATCCAATCGCGCTCTGCCGCCATGACGCCTCAGGCTGCGGGGTGGGATCGTTGCTCGAGGGCGCGCCGGTCAATCGCGATGCGCTGCTCTCCGCGCCCCTGGACGGAACGTTCTCGATTTCGGTCGTCGCCGACCGGGAATCACATGACGCGTCGCCCTCCTTCATTCGGGAGATTTCGATCGGCGCCGACCTGACGAAATTCCGCGACCTGCTGAAAAGCCTCGCCTGGACCGCGCCGCCGATCTATCTCGCCGCCTTCCGCGACGCCTGCGCCGACATCGAAAACGGCGTCGTGATGTTCGATGGCGGCAAGGCCTGGGGCGATTCCAGCTTCACTACCATTTTGTCGCCGGGTGGCCGACGCCGCGCGGCGGACATATTCCCGCTCGCCGGGCGATACGCGAGGGTTCGCCGCGCCGGCGAGGAAGTGGTTTTGCATGCCGACGTCCCGCTCATGCTATGCACGTCGTGGGCGAGCCGCTGCAATTACGGCCATTGGCTGATGAATTCGCTGCTCTCGGTCTATCTCGTTCTCGATGAGCTGAAAGCCGGTCGTCTCAAGCTGCTTTGCCCGCCGCTCACCGACCGGCAGCGCGCGGAAATCCTAGCGCTGGGCGCGCCCGCCGCCTGCATCGTCGAAAGCGGCGCGCGCTATGTGCGAAGCGAGCGGCTGATCTATCCCTCTCCGCTCGCGACCTTTGCAAATATGGCTCCTTCCGGCTTGTCGGTCGATTTCCTCGACCGTCTCAAGGAACTCGCCCTGCCGGCGGAGGAAGGTTCGGGTCCCGAGCGCCTGTTCCTGAGCAGGATGGGTTTTCCGTCTTCGCGTCGCATGAGCAACGAGGAAGTGTTGGCCGCGGCGCTGGAAAAGATCGGCGTTCGCACGGTTTTCACCCACCGCATGACGCTCGGGGAACAAATCCGCCTCATGTCCGGGGCGAAACTGGTCGTCGGGCAGTTCGGCGCCGCTCTCTGGAACGCGCCCTTCCTGCCCCCCGGCGCACATGTCGTCGAAATCTCCACCAGCAATTATGCCTCGAATGAATACCTCTACATATCGCACCTTTGCAGGCTGAAATTCTCGCGGGTAATGATCGAATCGTCCCTGCCGGAAAGGAACGCCCGCGCCGGGGAAGACTTCGACTTCGAAGCGCCGGTCGACAAGATAGCGGCTCTTGTCCGCTCGCTGATATAG